From Nymphaea colorata isolate Beijing-Zhang1983 chromosome 6, ASM883128v2, whole genome shotgun sequence, a single genomic window includes:
- the LOC116256223 gene encoding zinc finger A20 and AN1 domain-containing stress-associated protein 11-like → MAKQRETEETTELKVPDGLGLCAADCSFSGNSPVAPAAADTCQKRFNDTADLSTPSDSSREAPAVRSPAEADAGSSPEPSGGDRRKRPEPPVDEAARRPNRCFGCRKRVGLTGFRCRCGELFCGEHRYSDRHECKFDYKAAGREEIARANPVVRAAKIIRI, encoded by the coding sequence ATGGCGAAgcagagggagacggaggagacGACGGAGCTCAAGGTCCCCGATGGCCTCGGCCTCTGTGCCGCCGATTGCTCCTTCTCCGGCAACTCTCCTGTTGCCCCCGCGGCCGCCGACACCTGCCAGAAGCGCTTCAACGATACCGCCGACCTCTCGACACCATCCGACTCGAGCCGTGAGGCTCCCGCCGTCCGATCGCCTGCCGAGGCTGATGCAGGGTCGTCGCCGGAGCCGTCTGGCGGAGATCGGCGAAAACGGCCGGAGCCGCCGGTGGATGAGGCCGCTCGCCGTCCTAACCGCTGCTTCGGGTGTCGGAAAAGGGTGGGTTTGACTGGATTCCGGTGTCGCTGCGGCGAGCTGTTCTGCGGGGAGCACCGGTACTCCGATCGGCACGAGTGTAAGTTTGACTACAAGGCCGCTGGGAGGGAGGAGATCGCGCGTGCGAATCCCGTAGTGAGGGCGGCGAAGATCATCAGGATCTGA